In the Corynebacterium suedekumii genome, one interval contains:
- a CDS encoding SDR family oxidoreductase produces MSRTYLVTGAASGIGAATAELLTSQGHTVIGADLRGSDIDADLTTAEGRKHLVERARELSGGRLDGVIANAGISAPIAATVKVNFFGAVATLEGLRPLLLESEAPRAVVTASMASLQPADEELLQALLDGDEDAAVARGTALEESGPQAGYLNYSTSKQAVARWVRLNAPTSDWAGAGIPLNAIAPGVVISAMTEQLTSTPEGRAQLEEQVPMPLNGWMPAESAAELLSWLTSPANTHLCGQVIFIDGGVDAVFRKDTTW; encoded by the coding sequence GTGTCCCGTACCTACCTCGTCACCGGCGCCGCCAGCGGCATCGGTGCCGCCACCGCCGAACTCCTCACGTCCCAGGGCCACACCGTCATCGGGGCCGACCTCAGGGGTTCCGACATCGACGCCGACCTCACTACCGCCGAGGGCCGGAAGCATCTCGTCGAGCGGGCCCGTGAGCTTTCCGGTGGCCGCCTGGACGGCGTCATCGCGAATGCCGGTATCTCCGCTCCGATCGCGGCGACGGTGAAGGTCAACTTCTTCGGCGCGGTCGCCACCCTGGAGGGTCTGCGCCCCCTCCTACTCGAGTCGGAGGCGCCGCGGGCGGTGGTCACCGCCTCCATGGCGTCGCTGCAGCCGGCCGACGAGGAGCTGCTCCAGGCGCTTCTCGACGGCGACGAGGACGCCGCCGTCGCCCGCGGCACCGCCCTCGAGGAGTCCGGCCCGCAGGCCGGCTACCTCAACTACTCCACGTCCAAGCAGGCCGTGGCCCGCTGGGTGCGCCTCAACGCCCCGACCTCTGACTGGGCGGGAGCCGGAATCCCCCTCAACGCCATCGCTCCGGGTGTGGTCATCTCCGCCATGACGGAACAGCTGACCAGCACGCCAGAGGGGCGTGCCCAGTTGGAGGAGCAGGTTCCGATGCCGCTCAACGGTTGGATGCCCGCCGAATCCGCAGCCGAACTGCTGTCGTGGCTGACGTCGCCGGCCAATACGCATCTGTGCGGTCAGGTGATTTTCATCGACGGTGGCGTCGACGCCGTCTTTCGCAAGGACACCACCTGGTAG
- a CDS encoding DUF1707 SHOCT-like domain-containing protein, giving the protein MNISDPDPSRIRASDDDRNRVVAALSQAFSDGRLNYAEFDERTRQVYASRFRDELHAPLADLFPDPAAVVEASTPAIRPDNPVAHPSSRQVTQEPGGDRLSFSLMGESEKTENWVCAPSHVSVAIMGGNDIDLRRARLGAQQTTITAIAVMGEIEIYVPEDVRVVCDGVGVMGSFEVSTDESATVRMEDLPSDAPVIRVSGLGLMGGVGVTRLSRVVP; this is encoded by the coding sequence ATGAACATCTCCGATCCTGACCCCTCCCGGATCCGGGCCAGTGACGACGACCGCAACCGGGTGGTAGCCGCGTTGAGCCAGGCCTTTTCTGACGGTCGCCTGAATTACGCGGAGTTCGACGAACGCACCCGGCAGGTGTACGCCAGCCGTTTCCGGGACGAGCTGCATGCTCCCCTGGCGGATCTGTTTCCCGACCCGGCTGCAGTCGTGGAGGCATCAACTCCGGCCATCCGTCCCGACAATCCGGTTGCACACCCGTCCAGTCGACAGGTGACCCAGGAGCCGGGCGGTGACCGCCTCAGCTTCTCCCTCATGGGCGAGAGCGAGAAGACGGAGAACTGGGTGTGCGCCCCGTCCCATGTGTCGGTGGCCATCATGGGCGGCAATGACATTGATCTGCGGCGTGCCCGCCTCGGGGCGCAGCAGACGACGATCACGGCCATCGCCGTGATGGGTGAGATCGAGATCTACGTCCCCGAGGATGTCAGGGTGGTGTGTGACGGAGTCGGAGTCATGGGTAGCTTCGAGGTCAGCACCGACGAGTCCGCCACCGTGCGGATGGAGGATCTGCCTTCGGACGCCCCCGTCATCCGGGTGAGCGGGCTGGGGCTCATGGGTGGTGTCGGAGTCACCCGGCTGAGTCGCGTTGTCCCGTAA
- a CDS encoding acyl-CoA thioester hydrolase/BAAT C-terminal domain-containing protein — MTTMRALLRLLLFTLVVLVILALAAWGVRTYNLNRYAIPGPDLTDRDAVIADHGGAPVDGDYLRGIHYPAEGDARPGTVVIFGGSEGSAADAQARQISARGHDVLALYFFGQPGQRDQLAEVPLDFFDEILHWRDTNGASGPLTVIGSSKGAELTANLAVRYPEIDHIVLYAPAEYTYAGLSFNSAQPPGSFTWRGEPVPHAPFTADPSVTFPMFSRLILGLPTSYRDSYEAAASTAPDDAATDIARFTGDGLLFAGTEDTMWQSEVATRALANRNPDLEPVVFDAAGHLFHQDITTLGPSWEVMLGGTVDANRQARRESDRLLFEHLDQWHPRC, encoded by the coding sequence ATGACCACAATGAGAGCCCTCCTCCGTCTGTTGTTATTCACCCTCGTCGTCCTGGTCATCCTCGCCCTCGCGGCGTGGGGAGTACGCACCTATAACCTCAACCGATATGCCATTCCCGGCCCCGACCTCACCGACCGCGATGCTGTCATCGCCGATCACGGCGGCGCCCCGGTAGACGGCGACTACCTGCGAGGTATCCACTACCCAGCCGAGGGGGATGCCCGCCCCGGCACGGTCGTCATCTTCGGAGGATCCGAGGGCAGCGCCGCTGACGCCCAGGCCCGCCAGATCAGCGCCCGGGGCCACGACGTCCTGGCCCTCTACTTCTTCGGCCAGCCGGGCCAACGTGACCAGCTTGCGGAGGTTCCCCTCGACTTCTTCGACGAGATCCTCCACTGGCGCGACACGAATGGTGCGTCCGGTCCACTGACCGTCATCGGCTCGTCCAAGGGTGCCGAGCTCACCGCCAACCTCGCCGTGCGCTACCCGGAGATCGACCACATCGTCCTCTATGCCCCGGCCGAGTACACCTACGCCGGACTGTCGTTCAACAGCGCACAGCCGCCCGGTAGCTTCACCTGGCGTGGAGAGCCGGTTCCCCACGCGCCATTCACCGCCGACCCCTCGGTGACGTTCCCCATGTTCTCTCGCCTCATCCTCGGGTTGCCCACCTCCTACCGGGACAGCTACGAGGCGGCGGCCAGCACCGCGCCTGACGACGCCGCCACCGACATCGCCCGCTTCACCGGCGACGGTCTGCTGTTCGCCGGCACTGAAGACACCATGTGGCAGTCCGAGGTTGCCACCCGCGCTCTGGCGAACCGCAACCCCGACCTCGAACCCGTCGTCTTTGACGCCGCCGGACACCTGTTCCACCAGGACATCACCACGCTCGGCCCGAGTTGGGAGGTCATGCTCGGCGGCACCGTCGATGCCAACCGTCAGGCCCGCCGGGAGTCGGACCGTCTACTGTTCGAGCACCTGGATCAATGGCACCCGCGGTGCTGA
- a CDS encoding alpha/beta hydrolase, producing the protein MKTSARAISALITAFVAIALILWGTHSFNTHRYAIDTPDPTHRAGIIREYGGSPVDGDYLRGIHYSAHGTPHPGAVIIFGGRDGGTDPHRARHLQDQGYDVLSLYYFGQPGLSTIPLDFFDEALTWMTDHQLADGPLTVLGSSKGAELTANLAARYPEIDHIVLYSPSEYTYAGAQYDNRAQSSSYTWHGTPVPFAPYTTSWGTYAPMMVRTTLGLPVSHRARYEEAASAAASRALNIATPLNRQAATGPTAASRIDLTHFAGDGLLFARDMDAAWPSDTAAHALSRDNPRLETIIFDSAGHHFHENISELGLGWKTTLGGTVNGNRLAKQESDLILTDRLARWHDR; encoded by the coding sequence ATGAAGACGTCAGCCAGAGCCATCAGCGCACTCATCACGGCCTTCGTCGCCATCGCGCTCATCCTCTGGGGCACCCACTCCTTCAACACCCACCGCTACGCCATAGACACACCCGACCCTACCCACCGGGCAGGCATCATCCGCGAATACGGCGGCTCCCCCGTAGACGGCGACTACCTCCGCGGTATCCACTACTCCGCCCACGGCACACCCCACCCCGGCGCCGTCATCATCTTCGGCGGCCGCGACGGCGGAACCGACCCCCACCGCGCCCGCCACCTCCAGGACCAGGGCTACGACGTCCTCTCCCTCTACTACTTCGGCCAACCCGGCCTCTCCACCATCCCCCTCGACTTCTTCGACGAAGCCCTCACCTGGATGACCGACCACCAACTCGCCGACGGCCCCCTCACCGTCCTCGGCTCGTCCAAAGGCGCCGAACTCACCGCCAACCTCGCCGCCCGCTACCCCGAAATCGACCACATCGTCCTCTACTCCCCCAGCGAATACACCTACGCCGGCGCCCAGTACGACAACCGCGCACAATCCAGCAGCTACACCTGGCACGGCACACCCGTCCCCTTCGCCCCCTACACCACCTCCTGGGGCACCTACGCCCCCATGATGGTCCGCACCACCCTCGGGCTCCCCGTCTCCCACCGCGCCCGCTACGAAGAAGCCGCCAGCGCCGCCGCCTCCCGCGCCCTCAACATCGCCACTCCCCTGAACAGACAGGCCGCCACCGGCCCCACCGCCGCCTCCCGCATCGACCTCACCCACTTCGCCGGCGACGGCCTGCTCTTCGCCCGCGACATGGACGCCGCCTGGCCCTCCGACACCGCCGCCCACGCCCTCTCCCGTGACAACCCCCGCCTCGAGACCATCATCTTCGACAGTGCCGGACACCACTTCCACGAGAACATCAGCGAACTCGGCCTCGGCTGGAAAACCACCCTCGGAGGCACCGTCAACGGCAACCGCCTGGCCAAACAGGAATCCGACCTCATCCTCACCGACCGACTCGCCCGCTGGCACGACCGGTAA
- the rpsL gene encoding 30S ribosomal protein S12 yields the protein MPTIQQLVRKGRHDKASKVSTAALKGSPQRRGVCTRVYTTTPKKPNSALRKVARVRLTTGIEVSAYIPGEGHNLQEHSMVLVRGGRVKDLPGVRYKIVRGTLDTQGVKDRKQARSRYGAKKEK from the coding sequence ATGCCTACTATTCAGCAGCTGGTCCGCAAGGGCCGCCACGACAAGGCGTCGAAGGTGTCGACTGCCGCTCTGAAGGGTTCCCCTCAGCGTCGTGGCGTGTGCACCCGTGTGTACACCACCACTCCGAAGAAGCCGAACTCCGCTCTGCGTAAGGTCGCCCGTGTGCGCCTGACCACCGGTATCGAGGTCTCCGCCTACATTCCGGGCGAGGGCCACAACCTGCAGGAGCACTCGATGGTGCTCGTGCGCGGCGGCCGTGTGAAGGACCTTCCGGGTGTCCGTTACAAGATCGTCCGCGGCACCCTCGACACCCAGGGTGTCAAGGACCGCAAGCAGGCCCGTTCCCGCTACGGCGCCAAGAAGGAGAAGTAA
- the rpsG gene encoding 30S ribosomal protein S7: MRKNAAPKRPVVKDPVYSSEVVTQLVNKVLLDGKKSTAERIVYGALETCREKTGTDPVGTLEKALGNIRPDLEVRSRRVGGATYQVPVEVRPGRSNTLALRWLVTFTRQRRENTMVERLANEILDASNGLGASVKRREDTHKMAEANRAFAHYRW, encoded by the coding sequence ATGCGTAAGAATGCAGCTCCGAAGCGCCCCGTCGTCAAGGACCCGGTATACAGCTCCGAGGTCGTCACCCAGCTCGTGAACAAGGTTCTGCTGGACGGCAAGAAGTCCACCGCCGAGCGCATCGTCTACGGTGCTCTTGAGACCTGCCGCGAGAAGACCGGTACTGATCCGGTCGGCACCCTGGAGAAGGCTCTGGGCAACATCCGCCCGGACCTGGAGGTCCGTTCCCGTCGTGTCGGTGGCGCCACCTACCAGGTGCCGGTGGAGGTCCGTCCGGGCCGTTCCAACACCCTGGCTCTGCGGTGGCTGGTCACCTTCACCCGTCAGCGTCGTGAGAACACGATGGTCGAGCGTCTGGCCAACGAGATCCTGGATGCGTCCAACGGTCTCGGTGCTTCCGTGAAGCGTCGTGAGGACACCCACAAGATGGCTGAGGCCAACCGCGCCTTCGCTCACTACCGCTGGTAG
- the fusA gene encoding elongation factor G yields MAQEVLKDLNKVRNIGIMAHIDAGKTTTTERILFYTGINRKVGETHDGASTTDWMEQEKERGITITSAAVTCFWKNNQINIIDTPGHVDFTVEVERSLRVLDGAIAVFDGKEGVEPQSEQVWRQATKYDVPRICFVNKMDKLGADFYYTVGTIVDRLGAKPLVMQLPIGAEDDFDGVVDLIDMKALTWRGKTEIGTDATVEEIPADLQEKAEEYREKLLETVAESDEELMEKYFGGEELTKEEIQGAIRKMVVASEIYPVFCGTAYRNKGVQPLLDAAVAYLPNPLDVGEVEGHAVGDENEVITRKPSISEPFSALAFKIAAHPFFGKLTFVRVYSGRVEPGDSVTNTTKGKKERIGKLFQMHANKENPVEEALAGNIYAFIGLKDTTTGDTLCATDAPIILESMDFPDPVIKVSIEPKTKSDQEKLGVAIQKLSEEDPTFTVELDEESGQTVIGGMGELHLDVLVDRMKREYKVEANVGAPQVAYRETIRKPVEKLEYTHKKQTGGSGQFAKVIISLEPYAPAEDELEEGESALYKFDNAVTGGRVPREYIPSVDAGIQDAMQYGYLAGFPLVNIKATLLDGQYHEVDSSEMAFKVAGSQALKEAVAKAKPVLLEPMMAVEVTTPEEYMGEVIGDINSRRGQVNAMDDRSGAKVVKAKVPLSEMFGYVGDLRSKTQGRANYTMIFDSYAEVPSSVSESIISERTGN; encoded by the coding sequence GTGGCACAAGAAGTGCTTAAGGACCTGAACAAGGTCCGCAACATCGGCATCATGGCCCACATCGATGCCGGTAAGACCACCACGACCGAGCGCATCCTCTTCTACACCGGTATCAACCGTAAGGTCGGCGAGACCCACGACGGCGCATCCACCACTGACTGGATGGAGCAGGAGAAGGAGCGTGGCATCACGATCACCTCCGCCGCCGTCACCTGTTTCTGGAAGAACAACCAGATCAACATCATCGACACCCCGGGTCACGTCGACTTCACCGTCGAGGTCGAGCGTTCCCTGCGTGTCCTCGACGGCGCCATCGCCGTCTTCGACGGCAAGGAGGGCGTGGAGCCGCAGTCGGAGCAGGTGTGGCGTCAGGCCACCAAGTACGACGTTCCGCGTATCTGCTTCGTCAACAAGATGGACAAGCTCGGCGCTGACTTCTACTACACCGTCGGCACCATCGTCGACCGTCTCGGCGCCAAGCCGCTGGTCATGCAGCTGCCGATCGGCGCTGAGGATGACTTCGACGGCGTCGTGGACCTCATCGACATGAAGGCCCTGACCTGGCGCGGCAAGACCGAGATCGGTACCGACGCCACCGTCGAGGAGATCCCGGCCGACCTGCAGGAGAAGGCCGAGGAGTACCGCGAGAAGCTGCTCGAGACCGTCGCCGAGTCCGACGAAGAGCTCATGGAGAAGTACTTCGGCGGCGAGGAGCTGACGAAGGAGGAGATCCAGGGCGCGATCCGCAAGATGGTCGTCGCCTCCGAGATCTACCCGGTCTTCTGTGGCACCGCCTACCGCAACAAGGGTGTCCAGCCGCTGCTCGACGCCGCTGTCGCGTACCTGCCGAACCCGCTGGACGTCGGCGAGGTCGAGGGCCATGCCGTGGGCGACGAGAACGAGGTCATCACCCGTAAGCCCTCCATCTCCGAGCCGTTCTCCGCGCTGGCCTTCAAGATCGCCGCGCACCCGTTCTTCGGCAAGCTGACCTTCGTCCGCGTGTACTCCGGCCGCGTTGAGCCGGGTGACTCCGTCACCAACACGACCAAGGGCAAGAAGGAGCGCATCGGCAAGCTGTTCCAGATGCACGCCAACAAGGAGAACCCGGTCGAGGAGGCCCTCGCCGGCAACATCTACGCGTTCATCGGCCTGAAGGACACCACCACCGGTGACACCCTCTGCGCCACCGACGCACCGATCATCCTCGAGTCCATGGACTTCCCGGACCCGGTGATCAAGGTCTCCATCGAGCCGAAGACCAAGTCCGACCAGGAGAAGCTGGGTGTCGCCATCCAGAAGCTCTCCGAGGAGGACCCGACCTTCACCGTCGAGCTCGACGAGGAGTCCGGCCAGACCGTCATCGGCGGCATGGGTGAGCTCCACCTCGACGTCCTCGTCGACCGCATGAAGCGCGAGTACAAGGTCGAGGCCAACGTCGGTGCCCCGCAGGTCGCGTACCGCGAGACCATCCGCAAGCCCGTGGAGAAGCTCGAGTACACCCACAAGAAGCAGACCGGTGGTTCCGGCCAGTTCGCGAAGGTCATCATCTCCCTGGAGCCCTACGCTCCGGCCGAGGATGAGCTGGAGGAGGGCGAGTCGGCACTGTACAAGTTCGACAACGCCGTCACCGGTGGCCGCGTCCCGCGCGAGTACATCCCGTCCGTCGACGCCGGCATCCAGGACGCCATGCAGTACGGCTACCTGGCGGGCTTCCCGCTGGTCAACATCAAGGCCACCCTGCTTGACGGTCAGTACCACGAGGTCGACTCCTCGGAAATGGCCTTCAAGGTCGCCGGTTCCCAGGCGCTGAAGGAGGCTGTCGCCAAGGCGAAGCCGGTCCTGCTCGAGCCGATGATGGCCGTCGAGGTCACCACGCCCGAGGAGTACATGGGTGAGGTCATCGGCGACATCAACTCCCGTCGTGGCCAGGTCAACGCCATGGATGACCGTTCCGGCGCCAAGGTCGTCAAGGCCAAGGTCCCGCTGTCCGAGATGTTCGGCTACGTCGGCGACCTGCGTTCCAAGACCCAGGGCCGTGCGAACTACACGATGATCTTCGACTCCTACGCCGAGGTCCCCTCCTCCGTGTCTGAGTCCATCATCTCCGAGCGCACGGGCAACTAG
- the tuf gene encoding elongation factor Tu, which yields MAKAKFERTKPHVNIGTIGHVDHGKTTTTAAITKVLADAYPELNEAFAFDAIDKAPEEKERGITINISHVEYQTEKRHYAHVDAPGHADYIKNMITGAAQMDGAILVVAATDGPMPQTREHVLLARQVGVPYILVALNKCDMVDDEEIIELVEMEVRELLAEQDYDEDAPIVHISALKALEGDEKWTKQILELMQACDDSIPDPERETDKPFLMPIEDIFTITGRGTVVTGRVERGSLNANEDVEIIGIKDKSTTTTVTGIEMFRKLLDYTEAGDNCGLLLRGIKREDVERGQVIIKPGAYTPHTEFEGSVYVLSKDEGGRHTPFFDNYRPQFYFRTTDVTGVVKLPEGTEMVMPGDNVDMSVTLIQPVAMDEGLRFAIREGSRTVGAGRVTKIIK from the coding sequence GTGGCAAAGGCGAAGTTTGAGCGTACGAAGCCCCACGTCAACATCGGCACCATCGGTCACGTTGACCACGGCAAGACCACCACCACCGCCGCCATCACCAAGGTTCTGGCTGACGCGTACCCGGAGCTCAACGAGGCCTTCGCCTTCGACGCCATCGACAAGGCGCCGGAGGAGAAGGAGCGTGGCATCACGATCAACATCTCCCACGTTGAGTACCAGACCGAGAAGCGCCACTACGCGCACGTCGACGCTCCGGGCCACGCCGACTACATCAAGAACATGATCACCGGCGCCGCTCAGATGGACGGTGCCATCCTCGTGGTCGCCGCCACCGACGGCCCGATGCCGCAGACCCGTGAGCACGTCCTCCTGGCCCGCCAGGTCGGCGTCCCCTACATCCTCGTCGCCCTGAACAAGTGCGACATGGTCGACGACGAAGAGATCATCGAGCTCGTCGAGATGGAGGTCCGCGAGCTGCTGGCCGAGCAGGACTACGACGAGGACGCCCCGATCGTCCACATCTCCGCTCTCAAGGCTCTCGAGGGTGACGAGAAGTGGACCAAGCAGATCCTCGAGCTCATGCAGGCCTGCGATGACTCCATCCCGGATCCGGAGCGCGAGACCGACAAGCCGTTCCTGATGCCGATCGAGGACATCTTCACCATCACCGGTCGTGGCACCGTCGTCACCGGCCGTGTCGAGCGTGGCTCCCTCAACGCCAACGAGGATGTCGAGATCATCGGCATCAAGGACAAGTCCACCACCACCACCGTCACCGGTATCGAGATGTTCCGTAAGCTCCTCGACTACACCGAGGCCGGCGACAACTGTGGTCTGCTGCTCCGCGGCATCAAGCGCGAGGACGTCGAGCGCGGCCAGGTCATCATCAAGCCGGGCGCCTACACCCCGCACACCGAGTTCGAGGGTTCCGTCTACGTCCTGTCCAAGGATGAGGGCGGCCGCCACACCCCGTTCTTCGACAACTACCGTCCGCAGTTCTACTTCCGCACCACCGACGTCACCGGTGTCGTGAAGCTGCCGGAGGGCACCGAGATGGTCATGCCGGGCGACAACGTCGACATGTCCGTCACCCTGATCCAGCCGGTCGCCATGGACGAGGGCCTGCGCTTCGCTATCCGCGAGGGCTCCCGCACCGTCGGCGCTGGCCGCGTCACCAAGATCATCAAGTAA
- the panD gene encoding aspartate 1-decarboxylase — protein sequence MLRTILGAKIHRATVTQADLHYVGSITVDADLLDAAGLIEGEKVAVVDVTNGARLETYVITGDRGSRQICINGAAAHLIHPGDVVILISYLQATLEEARVYRPQIVHVDADNRIVALGNDPAEPVPVP from the coding sequence ATGCTCCGCACCATTCTCGGCGCCAAGATCCACCGCGCCACCGTCACGCAGGCTGACCTCCACTATGTCGGCTCCATCACGGTCGACGCCGACCTTCTCGACGCCGCCGGCCTCATCGAGGGCGAGAAGGTCGCCGTCGTCGACGTCACCAACGGCGCCCGCCTGGAGACCTACGTCATCACCGGCGACCGCGGGTCCCGCCAGATCTGCATCAACGGCGCCGCCGCCCACCTCATCCACCCGGGAGACGTGGTCATCCTCATCTCCTACCTGCAGGCCACCCTCGAGGAGGCCCGGGTGTACCGGCCGCAGATCGTCCACGTCGACGCCGACAACCGGATCGTCGCCCTGGGCAACGACCCGGCGGAGCCGGTACCGGTACCGTGA
- a CDS encoding DUF6286 domain-containing protein: MSAEPRATPVARYVAVLIGAALLSLAVVCGRELWLRNAEASDWESWVHPVVMTVGDATFQPWMLPAAVVAVLVALVLVWISVRPRTRTHRRVASSAGVWMRPVDIARMLTATARTVPGVSSAHSQVTGASATVTVATHSGRDDVAESVPASLAPLIDELGLDLTLRVNTGEVSR, encoded by the coding sequence GTGTCCGCTGAACCCCGGGCCACCCCCGTCGCCCGCTACGTCGCCGTCCTCATCGGGGCCGCCCTCCTCTCTCTGGCCGTGGTGTGCGGCCGCGAGCTGTGGCTGCGTAACGCCGAGGCCTCCGACTGGGAGAGTTGGGTGCATCCCGTCGTCATGACGGTGGGCGACGCCACCTTCCAACCGTGGATGCTGCCGGCGGCCGTCGTGGCCGTCCTCGTCGCCCTGGTCCTGGTGTGGATCTCCGTGCGCCCCCGGACGCGCACCCATAGACGGGTCGCCTCCTCCGCTGGCGTGTGGATGCGCCCGGTCGACATCGCCCGGATGCTCACCGCCACCGCCCGCACGGTGCCCGGGGTCTCCTCCGCCCACAGCCAGGTGACGGGCGCGTCGGCGACGGTCACCGTCGCCACACATTCCGGCCGCGATGACGTGGCCGAGTCCGTCCCGGCGTCCCTCGCCCCGCTCATCGACGAGCTCGGGCTCGACCTCACCCTGCGGGTGAACACCGGGGAGGTGTCCCGGTGA
- a CDS encoding Asp23/Gls24 family envelope stress response protein, producing the protein MRISDRAVARIVAAAAASVPGTTELGRSLERIAGRTYPRFDVLVDDTARTCSVEAYIAVTWPSPVTDVAEAVRATISTWVREYTGLTVTTVNVVTGPVVAAPRVTTVAPTRPTLRPVTVAPLRVTHPVAPPGEPLRPVTVAPPVALRPVTVTPTRRSRVR; encoded by the coding sequence ATGAGGATCTCCGACCGCGCCGTCGCGCGCATCGTCGCCGCCGCGGCCGCCTCCGTCCCCGGCACCACCGAGCTGGGCCGCAGCCTGGAACGCATCGCGGGCCGCACCTACCCGCGTTTCGACGTCCTCGTGGACGACACCGCACGCACCTGCAGCGTCGAGGCCTACATCGCCGTCACGTGGCCCTCCCCCGTCACCGACGTCGCCGAGGCCGTCCGCGCGACGATCAGCACGTGGGTCCGGGAGTACACCGGACTGACGGTCACCACCGTCAACGTGGTCACCGGCCCGGTGGTCGCCGCGCCCCGCGTCACCACCGTCGCCCCCACCCGCCCGACCCTGCGACCGGTCACCGTCGCTCCGCTGCGCGTCACCCACCCGGTCGCCCCTCCGGGTGAGCCCCTGCGCCCCGTCACCGTGGCGCCGCCGGTGGCGTTGCGGCCGGTGACGGTCACCCCGACGAGGAGGTCCCGTGTCCGCTGA
- a CDS encoding Asp23/Gls24 family envelope stress response protein, translating to MSDQHQDISTPEADHPSEQRTATTTTTSRGVTRIEDVVVGKIAGLAAREVSGVHALGGGASRMVGAIRESFAGSASNVMQGVTVEVGERQAAVDVSIVAEYGVAIHELAEAIRRNIITAIERMTGLEVTEVNVTVHDVHLDFGGDDEDTAPAAPLEHTPRVQ from the coding sequence ATGTCGGATCAGCACCAGGACATTTCCACCCCCGAGGCCGACCACCCGTCGGAGCAGCGGACCGCCACGACGACGACCACCTCGCGGGGTGTCACCCGCATCGAGGACGTCGTCGTGGGCAAGATCGCCGGCCTCGCCGCCCGGGAGGTCTCCGGCGTCCACGCCCTCGGCGGCGGCGCGTCCCGCATGGTCGGCGCCATCCGGGAGTCCTTCGCCGGGTCCGCCTCGAACGTCATGCAGGGGGTGACGGTGGAGGTCGGTGAGCGGCAGGCCGCGGTCGACGTGTCCATCGTCGCCGAGTACGGGGTGGCCATCCATGAGCTCGCGGAGGCTATCCGCCGCAACATCATCACCGCCATCGAGCGGATGACCGGCCTCGAGGTCACCGAGGTCAACGTCACCGTCCATGACGTCCACCTCGATTTCGGCGGCGACGACGAGGACACCGCCCCGGCCGCCCCGCTCGAGCACACGCCGCGCGTGCAGTAG
- the rpsJ gene encoding 30S ribosomal protein S10, with protein sequence MAGQKIRIRLKAYDHEAIDASAKKIVETVTRTGARVVGPVPLPTEKNVYAVIRSPHKYKDSREHFEMRTHKRLIDILDPTPKTVDALMRIDLPASVDVNIQ encoded by the coding sequence GTGGCCGGACAGAAGATCCGCATTCGGCTTAAGGCCTACGACCACGAGGCGATCGACGCATCCGCGAAGAAGATCGTCGAGACCGTCACCCGTACGGGTGCCCGCGTCGTCGGCCCGGTGCCGTTGCCCACCGAGAAGAACGTGTACGCCGTTATTCGTTCTCCCCACAAGTACAAGGATTCTCGCGAGCACTTCGAGATGCGCACTCACAAGCGCCTGATCGACATCCTCGACCCGACGCCGAAGACGGTTGATGCCCTCATGCGCATCGATCTTCCGGCCAGCGTCGACGTGAACATTCAGTGA